A section of the Xiphias gladius isolate SHS-SW01 ecotype Sanya breed wild chromosome 8, ASM1685928v1, whole genome shotgun sequence genome encodes:
- the LOC120792840 gene encoding myosin-2 — translation MSTDAEMAIYGKAAIYLRKPEKERIEAQNKPFDAKTACYVVDPKELYLKATIIKKDGGKVTVKVLDTQEERTVKEDDVTPMNPPKFDKIEDMAMMTHLNEASVLYNLKERYAAWMIYTYSGLFCATVNPYKWLPVYDSEVVSAYRGKKRMEAPPHIFSVSDNAYQNMLTDRENQSVLITGESGAGKTVNTKRVIQYFATISVGGDKKKESSGKIQGSLEDQIIAANPLLEAYGNAKTVRNDNSSRFGKFIRIHFGTTGKLASADIETYLLEKSRVTFQLPDERGYHIFYQIMTNHKPELIEMSLITTNPYDFPMISQGQITVASIDDKVELEATDNAIDILGFTGEEKMNIIQ, via the exons ATGAGTACGGACGCAGAGATGGCCATTTATGGCAAAGCTGCCATTTACCTCCGTAAgccagagaaggagagaattGAGGCTCAGAACAAACCGTTTGATGCCAAGACGGCCTGCTATGTGGTCGATCCCAAAGAGCTGTACTTGAAAGCAACAATCATCAAGAAAGATGGTGGCAAAGTCACTGTCAAAGTCCTGGACACTCAGGAG GAGAGGACAGTTAAAGAAGATGACGTCACTCCAATGAATCCTCCCAAGTTCGACAAAATTGAGGACATGGCCATGATGACCCATCTCAATGAAGCCTCTGTCCTGTATAATCTCAAAGAGCGTTATGCAGCATGGATGATCTAT ACCTACTCTGGGTTGTTCTGTGCCACTGTGAACCCCTACAAGTGGCTCCCAGTGTATGATTCTGAAGTTGTAAGTGCCTATAGAGGCAAGAAGCGTATGGAGGCTCCACCCCACATCTTCTCCGTCTCTGACAACGCTTATCAGAACATGCTTACAG acagagagaaccAGTCTGTCTTGATCAC TGGAGAATCTGGTGCTGGAAAGACTGTGAACACCAAGCGTGTCATCCAGTACTTTGCCACAATCTCAGTTGGGGGAGACAAGAAGAAGGAGTCATCAGGCAAGATACAG GGGTCACTGGAGGATCAGATTATTGCAGCCAATCCCCTGCTGGAGGCCTATGGTAATGCCAAAACTGTGAGGAATGACAACTCTTCTCGTTTT GGTAAATTCATCAGAATCCACTTTGGCACAACTGGCAAACTGGCTAGTGCTGATATTGAGACAT ATCTGCTGGAGAAGTCAAGAGTGACATTCCAGCTTCCTGATGAGAGAGGCTACCACATCTTCTACCAGATTATGACAAACCACAAACCTGAGCTGATTG AAATGTCATTGATCACAACCAACCCCTACGACTTCCCCATGATCAGCCAGGGTCAGATAACTGTGGCCAGCATTGATGACAAAGTTGAACTGGAAGCTACTGAT AATGCTATTGATATCCTGGGCTTCACTGGTGAGGAGAAGATGA ATATCATCCAATAG